A segment of the Apteryx mantelli isolate bAptMan1 chromosome 13, bAptMan1.hap1, whole genome shotgun sequence genome:
CACAGGTAAGAGCAACAGGCACAGCTATTGCTATTTTCATCAGACCTGCTTGTGACCAGAAGGCCTGAGCCAAGCCCCTTAGCATGCACAGCAAGAAGGTGGTCTGCGATCAACTTTTTGTTTTACCTGGACAGACTTTACAGCATTTTCCTTCTACTTTCTGAGGGTATTTGCAGGGATATTGTTCTGGACAATGAATTTTCTTACATTCTTGTTTGGTGACGTTGCAGGTGCACAACACACACTCTACAATTCCAAAGGCCCGGAGATTAGGATGCCAAGATTCACCATGTGAGTATGTTTTGCCATTTGAAACACACACTacgaaataaaaggaagaaaaaatacaactgGAAAAGGTATGCTCACTGGCTACTCCCCCATGAATATTGGTTTGATTCATGCACATTTGTTTAAAGCAGTATCTCTGTACGTAATTCATTAGTGTCTCTGGCCCATTTCTCTGCTTGATAACTTTAGTGGGAGTTTTGCCCCTTAAAAGACAACGAGTCTAAGCCTTTGATCGCTCTTTTCTGAGCAGCTTTGCCTTGATTCCAACTCTGCCGACACCAATGTCCCTGACTAATTTCAGCAGAACAGTGAAGGTGGCTGATTCTAGTTTTTGACTAGCTCCTCTCCAGTGCATGTGTTTCAGTTGTGCATCATTACCTGGCTTATAAAACTCACTCCTTCCCCTTCCTGATCTCAGTCCACATATAGGACACAGCTGCTAAACTGGCTCTGGCTTCTAGAATTAAATCTGCACCCGACAGCATCATGACATTTGCTTCTGAGCCATCTGCACAACTTTTCTCACAATTAGCTGAACACTGCCTTTGCAGGGAGAGCCATGCTATCAGCAGGATGGATTAGTGCCACCTGGGACTTTTATTGCTTTCACATGGGACTGCCTGCCACACAACACACAGAGCAAAGCAACAGAATTTTGAAACTGatgtttgatatattttttttttttttggtggagacATATATGTCTATAGGTATGTAGAGATGTTTGGTTTTTGGAATCATAAGAAAACATTAACATGAAAAGATGCATATGGGAATGAAATTTCATTCCAACAGCATCTAAGCATCTCAAAATATTCATTCATCAGTGcccctgagagagagagagagaaatacagctGGCAAAATGAGAGTGGAAAAAATCCATACCTGGTAGAAGCCAGTTTGGGTCACCCTGCAGCTAATGGGAATTATATCACTTTACACCATGTCTGCATTTGCCCTATAAACcttacttctttctttttaaatattttataaacacaaagaaaaatgcaaactaaTCCTAACAAGGTGAAAGAAAGGGCACTGCCTGATTTCTAAAAGCAACTAAAGTGAAGCTGGGGTatgttgtaaatattttcaattcTTCTAATATGCCATcatttttattaatgcttttatttgtaaaatatgttCCTATTTTGCCTGTAACTTTCAAAAGCAATTTAATTTTTATCTGTAATCTGAAATTTACATCTAACTGGTAACAGATGTGACCAACTGGCTTATACTTTACTGAGTTACTGAGATTTATGGTGGGTGTTCTTTGTAATGTATTGTCTTTCATGGGGTTATGCCATCATTTGGTTTATAATTCGCTACTTTTTAACTCTTTCCTAAgtcctgcttttattttaaaggtggaaaacagttttgtttctcacataaaagcaaattaaatgttATCTGTATGCTCAGAACATGAGAGAAAACAAGTATAAATGAGATAGAACTGATAAGTACTTAGCTGCTCAGCAGGTTTATTACATGCTTAAATAATGTATTATTGGTTATATTTATGCTTATATAGATTTTTCCCCAATTAGAGTTTTCCAGATCCTTTATGGACATATATGCTCTATGATTTCTCCCTGACAGAGGAAGGAATAACACTTGATATTGGTTGTGTAGATATATATTCTTGCTGTTTTAAGGATATGTTAAACAAAGAACAATTAACAAAGTACTCTGAGGTAGCAGATGAAGCCTCCAGTAGAAGTCAAAATACGGCACATATTCtagttcccagatgccctgtttTCAGTGCTCTTTATGTTCAGAATTATAAATTTCTATCCGGGCAACTGCACAGTATTTGCATGTCAGGAGAACTGTTGTTTATTTTTTAGCTTGTTGAAATGTGTCTCAAGGGGCATGTgcattaattaataaaatacttgTTAATTGCacaggaacaaaagaaaagacatggtCAGCATTCTGGCTTCCGTCATGGGACCTCTCAGACACTCTCCAGGCAGTGACTGTCTGAAGTTGTGGCTGTTACTATACGACATCCAGAAATATGCTATTTGTCTGTATGCTTTTTGTTTGCTGAGACAAATCAGTTAGAAATTGCTTTGATGATGTCTTCATGTGTGAATTACATGTCAAAGATATTGCACTGCATGGAGATTCCTGCTCCTAGATTCAGCATAAAACACTGGCACGATCTGAATGTTTTTTCATGGTTGTTCAGGTGGATAATAAAGATCCTATGGCCAACATTCCTTCTGTTAGTTAATACCTTAAAAGATTAGCTGGCCATAATACAAGGGCTTTTAACTCTTTGTGGGTTATTTCTGAGTGCATACTGACTGGTATTTGTGGATAGCTGTTCTTTACATTTGCTCTTTTACACCTATTTCTTTTATGGCTTCTTAGTCCTGTTCCTGCAAACCTCTGTCCACTTAAGTACACCCACAGAAGTGACCACAAATTGAGCACCCTACCCTTTTTATTATACAAAACCTGCTGTCCCCACTAACTGGAGAACTGATATTTTCCCTCcgttttcttccttcctgtaaTGCAGCAAGAATATGGCCTAGCCAAGGTTTGACGTATGGGCTTAAAGTCTTGCTGTCCCCATAACCTAATACGTCCTGTATTATATTAGAAGGCACCGATGAGTCTTACAGTGAGATTCATTACCTTCAGTATCTTTGCCTTTCTACATCTCAGACATCCAGCCTAGGCTAATTGCCTACTCTCCTCCTAGCATTAGTCACGGAGGAGCAaggcaccccctgcaccccagtGTCTCAGACAACTTGCTTAAGGTTGGGGCAGTCATGGTTTTTCTGCCTTGAGAATAATTCACTGTGCCTTGGAGGCAGCGAACTTCCTGATACCATGGCAAAGCTTTATGATCTCATATTTGTGGGGCAGTTTAAACACATGCTGTTTACAGGTACTTAAGCTACAAAATAGGAGACAACGTAAagaaaacaagcacaaacagaCTATTTCCTACTGGGCAAGTCACTGTGTGAACCAGTTAGCAAATCTAAAGGCCTGGCGGTGCCAGCTGTCTTTAATGGCGTAAAGCTCTCACTTCCCTGGTCACAGCAGCAGGAGTTGTTAGAATTACGCAGCACAGTCCTGCAAAGTAATTCAGAGAGCAGCATGATAGTGTGATGCCCAGGCAGAGTGCAAGGCACCAACTGTCGTATGTGCAGGCTCAGTCAAGAGCTGCTTTCACATCTTTAATAATTTGTTGTTTTTCACCTTTCTGATTTGCACTGGGTCTCTTGGTACCAGTGTGAATTTGCAAGACTCTGCTATATATATGGGGAAGTCTTTTAGAGCTATAGGTGACAGATACCTGACCCCGAGTAATAGTGTAAAAAGTGTTTCTCTTTACCTCGTCCATGCTTATGCTTGTTGTTGATGACGATTTGTACTATTGTTCCTGATGCTTGCTGGGGATCTGGGAGGACTCCACGGTTGCTCCTGCTGTTGGGAAAGCGAGGAACATTGCCTGCCTGCCTAGCGGAGCTGGGCAACGGGTCGTAGTGGGAGCGATGGTAGGAGTGTCTCTGTTTGGAGACAGAAAGAGGGCAGGAAAGTTAATGTCTCGTTCCAGTGAGCATGAGGAAAGAGGCTGTTCTAGAAGCTGAATTCAGACAAGTGTGTTGCCACTATCATCAAACAACCTTTAAATATAATGGATGGCACCTTACTAAATAAAGGCCACACAGGTTTTGCAGATAGTTAATACAGTAACGAAGTCATCTGCACATATATAGTTGGAACTCATCACTGTAtatgtcagtgcagatgtctatATCTAAGTTGGTTATCAAAAGTCCCTAAtcaagtcagtggagagaaaggcaCTTTTAGAACATGATCTGTCCAACCTGTTGTGGATCTCTACCTCAGGGAGAGATGAATCACAACCCAGAAGTGCCTGTTTCCCTCCATTTACTGAAAGAGAGTTCAGAGTTAGACCTCTGCTTTACCCCTGTGTAGGATTAGGTGAGAAGAATTATAAGGTTGTCTATTTTCCCTTACCAAAACTGCTTTGTACAGGGGATCTGGTGGCAGAGCACAGGTTGAGAATGACTGTCCAGCTTCTTGTTCACCTGCAGCAGCTTTGCACTCTCATTTAGGGCCAGGTTTAGCCAACCTTGCGCAGACTAAGCAGAGCCTTACTAGAAACTGTCTGAGCTTGCAGACTGGAAAGTTTATTTGCAGGAGAAAGTAGTCTGTGCAGCCTGTTTTTTAGAGCAAAACCACTATGGTTGTTTTCAGAgaattattttccaaaatacCCATGGGCATGAAGGGAGAGTGTGTATTACAGCAGCTACATTGAAAGGCACAGTTCTTCTCGGTAATCCAAAGACCTGTTGGTTCACGTGTTTAGGTGGTGCCCCTAAATGCTTAAAAGCTCCTCATATTCTCTCTGAATGCAGTTATAAAAATCCTCTCTTATGGAATAAATTGTTAATGGTTACTCTTAACACTGGAGATAGTGAAGCCCCTGAAGTAAGTATATACATGTGGATATGCCAACTGGGAAATAAGTGTTTGTCATTATTATTTAAAAGCAATGCTTTTTTGTATAGCAAACAAAACACTGTGGAATTTTATTCTCAAGAGGCATATACAGCAGAGACCAAATCCAGAGCCCCCAGGAGCTGATCGGCATTTGTCATTCAGAATTATTCATGAATTCAGGTTGAGTTTATTAAGCAGTTTGCAGAAGTGGAAGAAATCTGTTTTGGGCTAGATTCACAGAACCCAGGATGAAGCAGTAGATATTCTTGCAGCTTGTCAGACCTGGCaacatccttttctcttttttccccaaagtactGGTAATGCACAGCACAACAGGAAAATGTATCTTTAAATTGTGGGTCACACTTACAGCTTCCCTGTTGGCTGGCTGCCGGAAGATATCTCCGTCGGAGTGCTCCCATGATAATTCTCCCTCTCCTGTATGTGAAGCAGAACAGTATCAGTTAGGGGAATAATTGTGTAATGTCTTGGGAAATACGTAGGGGAGAAGTCTCACCTAGCTTTACAGCTAAATTTAAGGTGCAGGTTGCATTTGTGTGTAGAAGTGGCTTCATTGTGCTGGATTCTGTACGGACCTAAAGGAAGATCCCTTTCCAGATATCTTGCAAACTCAGGACCAAGGTTTACCATCAGATTTATGTGGCTTAACAAGATGCTTTGGGCAAGATGATTTCCAGCAACCATTTGCCTCTGTGTTCTCGGGCAAAGGCAAGGAGCCATGACTTAGCTAAGCTCACAAGGAAAGGCTAAACTGGGTCACCTTCTGTCTAGCACAGGCACAGTTGTTGCTCCGTTGACATGTAACTTGATTGTGAACTGAATCCAGAGTTGCATTCTTGTAGCTGGCTCTGAGGTGTAGCCATTAATAACTAAcgttacattatatatatataaagaaaaaagtaagcCACATTTTGTGCTGCAAATGTTCTGACcccatatttatatattttttttccttcttatttgttCTTCATTTAATAGAAGTGGATAATTCAGACTTCATCTCCCAGGTATGATTATGAACCAGGGAGGCTCTGTCATCTGTTTAGGAAAGTCACACCTTTGTTGAAGACAGACTATTTGATAAATAGAAATGATGGCCGTGCTGAGTGCATGACTCActaaacaaaaagcagaagctgTTTCAGGCACATGCAGTGAGTTATGTCAGGATATATGAGAAATTGGCCCGCTAAGGCTGGATCCCATCTAAGCTCATAGGATCCTGTATTTGCATGTATGGAGTATGAACTGTTCAGCCCTGCTGTTTTGAAACAGGCAAATAAAATACTCCAGAATAAGACTCAGTACACTAAGTATATTCACAACAAAGTAAGGACATTCTGACTTGTGTTGTAAAAGAGAATGGGATTTTCCAGGGCacctgcaatttgtgcttgtgatgcaGAAGGAATGAATGCTTTGGAGAATCCATGTGAGGGACTTGCGGAGCCAGGCTCTGGTTCCTTACAACCAAACATGTGATTCGCCAAAAGGAAAGTTGGAAAGAAGAAGAACCCCTCAGTTTCTGTTCAGGAGTAGTGTCTAGCTGTTTTCTGGGTAAAGACAGCTTCATAAATACAAACATAACTGAGCATGAGCCACCGCAGAAAATATAGCAGGGATAAATCAGTTCCGGCTGGAGAGAGTATGGTTTAAGTAGGTTTTAAAGACGTATCAAGAGATATTCCTTGATAAGATGAGCTATGGAACTTGAACTGATATTTGATTCTTGGAAAATTTATATGAGAATAGGAGAAATCATTTAGTGTGGAGCTGACTTTGGAATTTTCCCCAGCCTTGGAGTTCAGATATAGGCACAGATAAAAACTAGTGGCTTAAAGCCGAGCTCCAGACATGCCGAGCGTTGCCACTGGAATGCAGTGCAGCACCACATCATGGGCCTGGTGGTTTGCGTGACTGGCACAGATCACTGCCATGCACGGACTCAAGCCTGGGGCCTGGAAGCAGGGTAGCTGCAGTATTTAGGAGTGGGTGGTACTGGCTTGGGTGAGACATGGTGCTGACACAGGCATGCTTCCAGTCCTGGAGTTAACTCAGTCACATTTAACTCAGTCGGATCCATCATGGATCCACTACTTTATTGCATGCTACATATTGTCATCTTGCCCTCTACCTATGCAGTTTATGAGAGCTTTCCCCTTGACTTAATGGAAGCTGGATCCTGATGTAAACTAACATCTGAACTATAGGGCTTGGAGCCTTCTCTAGTCAGTAGGAGAGGAATGAATGGGATAGTCAGCAAGTTTGAATATATTATGTTAGTATTTTTTGGCCATGCAGGGAACAGGAATTGACTCTCAGTTTCCTCCCCATGAGCTGTGCCGGTGTCTTGATGCAGACATTTTGTTTAGGTTTGCATTTCATAGGGATCACGGGGGGAAAATAAAACAGCTTGTGCCACATTGAAAAGGACAGGGTTAGTTAGGAGAGAAAAGATAATTTTTAAGGTTTTTGTATAAGAATTATAAACAGTGgaatacattttaagaaaaaaaaccctgcataaaTGGAGACACTGGGTCTCTTCTACTGCATAATCCAATTTAATCTCACCTCTTATATGAAAATACTACTTCTAATGAGCTTGTTTTCCTTAATGACTGCCTCTTTGGTTTCAGTGACCGATTTCTCCAGCATAAGGCTAGTTTACAGCATAGCTAAGGTCTTATACTTTGTACTTTGAAAGTCAGTTTGATTTTTATAACTGTAACAGGTTGGTTTCAAACCTGTATCACCATGAAAAGAAAATTATCCCAACCATCCCAAGGAACCAAAAATAGCAGTCAGGGGACATATACCAGGAACCAGATGATTACTTTAATTGAACTGTCAATGTATTACATTTAAACCAATATATCACTAGATTTCATCCTGGGAAGCCAGGAATATCACTTTGCCTGCTTGAGATCAGAGAGCTTTAAAAGCAGTTTGCCTGCAGAAATGTTTCAAAATTTGTAAAGAAGATATTGGGGAGTAACATGGCTAAGCAGCAGAGGATGAGGCACAGTCTCGGTCTTCTCCAGACAGCAGAGTACTGCGTAGAAATGCTCATCCTTGCTCTGACGGAGCTGAGGTATTTATGCAGCACACAGCATTGCCCTGCACAAAGATTAGTTGAGGTCCTGCATGGTGCCGCGCTTCAGTGAATTAGCACTGCGTCTCGGCAGAAAGCTTGCTGCACTGACATGACTACACAGTTTCTGTTCAGCAATGTGCTCCTTCGAAGCCTGCTCTACTGCCTCTGCACCACGCTGACATGACACCCTGCACCACACCATGACACCGTGCACCACGCTTTGCTAAGCACTGATACACCCTGAAGTACCCTCTTTCTGGCTCTGGCCCTTCACCTCTCAGGGTTTCTGCTCCAGTCTGTGTAGTTAGTAAGCTCCTTAGGACAGGGACTGTGAGACTGTGCTAGTCTGTGCTTCTAAACTCTAGCACCATATACAAAATTATAAAATTGACAATATAATACTCCTTATTTTTACCATGCAATAGTACTGAGTTCAGGACATAGGTGCACAGAGATGCAAGCAGGAGAGATTTTCAAAGCAGCCTGGCGTCACTCATCTCAGTAGAGTGGCACATCTGAAAACCATAAGCACCATTAGGTGCCTGTCTGCATCTTTGAGAACTGTCCATAGGTGCTTAGATACCCTAGAGATGGTGATTCAAAAGCCACAGTGTCAATGGTGAGATAAAATACATTTAGAAATTCTCAGACATTTAGATAGGCTTTTAGACAGACATTTAGGCTTAGACATTTAGAAAGGCTGGGAAGGCCGGCGGTACACTTCTCTAGAATCAAGTTCCCTGTGTGCACAAGATTTAAGATGCAATTACTAGCAAAATACCAAAATTACCTGAATATAGGTTAACACCCAATTTAAAGTGGAGCAATTGGCTTTATCCTATGAATTGAAATTCTTGTGTCTTGTACAACTAGGGCTGGTCTGGTAATTGGTCAGATAGaggcttatttttatttcagagctGTTCTACACAGAACAATGGCAGCTATTTCAATGCATTATTTGAATCCTTGATTTACCTTCTTATGGGGATGCAACTTTGTCATCAGTGCATTCCCTCCTTGTTTCAGTTTAGGAAAACAAAGCGAGCAATGTTACCCTGCTGGAATGCAAGGTTTAATTCCCCACATGCATTGCATTGTGAGTCAATGGGAAACCTGCCGACCTGAGTGACAGTGCACCAGTCTGAGAGGGGTCTGACAGGGGAAGAGGTGAATTCAAACCCGTGTCCTTCTACAGATGTACTGGGACTTACCTCTGCAAACCGGACAGCAGGACTCCGGAACAGAAACTGGGAAAGAGCAAGTTAATTTGGGACACGTCTTCAACCCACAGTATACATTCCCTTCCTGCCAGTGAAACACAAGGAGCATTTAGAAGGAGAGGCATTGATTCATATGATACTGTATATGCATTTTCTGTGGATATATATACTGATGTTTACACAAATGTCACTctagtatccaaaagcaaaatgtCAGACCAATGAAAAGTCTGAATAGCATTTCTTAAATTTATTGTCACACAGAGGAAagtcccttttttaaaaaaacacacaggaaaagggagagattgaaaaaagggaggtggggggaagaaccTCAATGAATTTAGGCTCAAAATATGCCTGACATCGTTGGGACTAAAATGACCCGGTGTCAGCTAACCCCCCTGCTGTCCCTCTGGTGTGTCTTACCATTGACCTGGAGGGAAGACTTATCAGTGACTGAAACCTTCAGTCACAAAGTCCCTTCACTACTTGGCCTGTTAAGTCTCTAGTTAATGCAGAATATGATGATTTGATCAGAGGAGGTCCAGAGTTGTCAGTACCTCGTACTGAGAGCTGGCTGGTTTGAGAGGGTGTTTTGTTCCGACCGGAGCTCGGGAGTGTCACTGGGTGCCcgctgggatgtgctgcatctGAGTGGCGATGCCTCGGGGATGGATTTGTGGCCTGCTGGCAGGTTACAGGGCTCTCCAGTGCCAGCCTGTGGGGTGCTCTACCTATCAGCTTAGCCCAAACGAATCTAGTTTCAGTCAATGACTTAGGGCTATATTTTCCAGGCAGGTTGAAGTGAAATACTCTCTATATGCCGAGCAGCAATATTTTACCTGCTGCCTGCGCAATGTAAGCTCACTTACAGCAGATGCTTGACAGGGTGAGCTTTGTACACTGTGTTTTAGTAAGAGGCGGCCTGGCATTTACCAGGTGCTGCAGACTGGCTCTGAGCACTCCTGTGAGCTTCAGCATTAATTCCCAATccccagcctctgctgtgcgcTATGTATTCCTCGCATTTCAGTGTCCTGTCCTCTAGAAAGGAGAAATGAAGCATAGAGAGAGCACGGCTCTGTCAAACGATGTTACTTACggagcagctgcactgggcaCACTGGTTTGCTTGCCTGCTCTGGAAAAGCCCTTCTGCCACAAACATTTCGCCATGGTGGTAGGTGGTGCCATTGTACTCGCAGGATTTCCCGGTGATTTTGCTGCTTACTGAGAAAAGGGAGTCTTCTGGAAGCAATGGGAAAGGAACACTTCATGTTCATGACAACTAGCAATATCATGAGCGCAGGGAAAGAAAAGCTTCCCTTCTCCCCTGTTTATCTTACTTCTTAGAAATGGACAGGTTTAGTCATGCCACAAAACAAAAGTGACAT
Coding sequences within it:
- the CHRDL1 gene encoding chordin-like protein 1 isoform X4, giving the protein MPKPTLSFSCARTTAVLPTMPRLPFLSKQQNHREILRVQWHHLPPWRNVCGRRAFPEQASKPVCPVQLLRNVYCGLKTCPKLTCSFPVSVPESCCPVCRGEGELSWEHSDGDIFRQPANREARHSYHRSHYDPLPSSARQAGNVPRFPNSRSNRGVLPDPQQASGTIVQIVINNKHKHGRVCVSNGKTYSHGESWHPNLRAFGIVECVLCTCNVTKQECKKIHCPEQYPCKYPQKVEGKCCKVCPEEVPSQSFDNKDYFCGKETLPVYESVFTEEGETIRKIAVETEKPPQIEIHVWTIRKGILRHFYIEKVSKSEFEELPYFKQITRTTPSQWKIFSEGEAQISQMCESRVCRTELEDLVKVLYLEKSEKGHC
- the CHRDL1 gene encoding chordin-like protein 1 isoform X3, coding for MPKPTLSFSCARTTAVLPTMPRRLPFLSKQQNHREILRVQWHHLPPWRNVCGRRAFPEQASKPVCPVQLLRNVYCGLKTCPKLTCSFPVSVPESCCPVCRGEGELSWEHSDGDIFRQPANREARHSYHRSHYDPLPSSARQAGNVPRFPNSRSNRGVLPDPQQASGTIVQIVINNKHKHGRVCVSNGKTYSHGESWHPNLRAFGIVECVLCTCNVTKQECKKIHCPEQYPCKYPQKVEGKCCKVCPEEVPSQSFDNKDYFCGKETLPVYESVFTEEGETIRKIAVETEKPPQIEIHVWTIRKGILRHFYIEKVSKSEFEELPYFKQITRTTPSQWKIFSEGEAQISQMCESRVCRTELEDLVKVLYLEKSEKGHC